Genomic window (Granulicella arctica):
TCGATATAGTCCAGACCCTGCTTGACCGCTTGTGAGATGGGCGAGCAGCCGGTGGCCTGCGCTCCGAAGAAGCGGACGGGCTTGTCTTCGACGAGGCCGAGGTAGATGAGCTCGTTGAAGGCTTTGCGAATCTTGCGGATGAGCGAACCGCCCGCCATGGGGCAGACGACGTTGTCGGGGAGACGCCAGCCGAGCTGTTCGGCGATCTCGTAGCCGACCGTCTTTGAACCCTCGGCGTAGTAGGGGCGGAGGTTGACGTTGACGAAGCCCCAGGCATATTCGTCGGCGATCTGGGTGCAGAGGCGGTTGACGTGATCGTAGTTGCCGTCGATACGGACGAGGCGGGCTCCGTAGACCTGGGTGTTGAGGATCTTTGCGGGCTCGAGATCGGCGGGGACGAGGATGGTGGCCTTGAGGCCGAGGCGTGCGGCCTGGGCGGCGACAGAGTTGGCGAGGTTGCCGGTCGAGGAGCAGCCGACGATATCGAAGCCGAACTTCTGCGCGTTGGCGAGGGCGACGGAAACGACACGGTCCTTGAAGCTGAGCGTCGGGAAGCAGACGGCGTCATTCTTGACGTAGAGGTTGGTGGCGCCGATGCGCTTACCGAGATTTTTCGCGCGGATGAGCGGGGTGAAGCCTACCGGCAGGTCAGGCTGAAAGCCCTCGGGGATGGGCAGGAGCGCGGCATAGCGCCAGATGTTGAAGGGGCCGGCCTGGATGGCCTGGCGAGTAAAGGTTCCGCGCGCGGCTTCGAGGTCATAGACGATCTCAAGTGGGGCAAGGCAGTCAGGGCAGCCCGAGAGAGGACGATTGCCAAAGCGGCGGCCACACTCGTTGCACTTCAGTTCATACGCCGAACAGGAATATTCCATTGCTTCGTCTCCGGTGAGAGAAGGATATGGCTACTCTGGCGCTGCTCTTTTCTGGGGATTGCAAACAGGAAGGTGAAAAACGGATGCAGTTCAGGTAAAGGACTGCGTGCTCCGAATCTCATGTTCCCTGTTCCCAGGAGAGAGTTGACACCGGTACGCATGTTCTGTCCGGTTGTCGTGGCGTCAAAGGGCTCGTCCCTCAACCACTCTGCATGAAATTCAAATCTGCCGAAGCAGACTGGAATAGGTAAGTAATAGCACAGTGGCCTGTGCGGTGCAAGTGACGGGAGCCTGCGATTAGCGTGGAGTCCACTGCGGATGGCTGGTGAAGAGGCCGCCGAGAAAACCTAACTGATAGACAAGAAAGGAGCCAAAGCAAATGCTGACCATGCCCGAAGCGAGGCCGAAATAATGGCTGAGCCGGGTGTACCGGTCTCCGGCGTAGGTGAGCGGCACGGCGATGGCGGCGGTCATGCACATCATCCCAAGCAGGGTACCGAAGCCGAAGATGAGGAGGTAGATCGTGGCCCAGACGGGATCGTGGATGGTGGAGAGGACGAGGAGCGCGACGGCGGCCGATCCTGCGAGGCCGTGGACGAGGCCGATGACGAGGGCCTGAGACCCTGGTAGAGGCTGAAGCGGCTTGTGGTGCTTGCGGGATTGAGGATGCTGGCGCCGGAGAAGCGGGTGGTGAACTTCTGCATGACGCCGGTGAGGTTGAGGATGCCGAGGAGGATCAGCATGATGGCTACGCTGAACTCCATCGAGAGGCCGAGGCGCGGGGGGATCTCGATGCCGAAGAGAATGATGAGTGAGCCAACGATGAAGATGGTGATGGTGTGGCCGAGACCCCAGATGGCGCCAATCATGGCGGCGTTGCGGATGCTGCGCTGATTGCTGACGATGGTCGAGATGGCGACTACGTGGTCGGCATCGGTGGAGTGGCGCATGCCGAGAAGCAGGCCCAACCCGGCGACGAAGAGCAGCGGGCCGAGCTTCTCCTTTGAGAAAGGATGCAGGTTGATGTGCGTGGCCGCGAAGGGATGGGCGGTCAGGAGTATGCCGATGAGGACGGTGATGACGGAGAGTACGGGATACCAGAGTTGTCCCGGTCTTCCGAAGGGCTGCAGTTCATGAACGCTGCCGGTGCTGTGAATGTGGCTGCCTCGTGCGGCGAGTTTGCGGCGGAAAAGAAGGTAGGAGCCGAGGCAGATCATGAGGACGCCGAGCCACGGCTCGAGTTGAGCCGGAACGGAGGAGCCGAAGAGAAGTGCACGATAGTTGATGTTCGGTCTCCTCCTGCTTCGGTTCGATGCGGTCGCGCGTCTGGAAGTTCTGCGTGCGTCGGCCTACTTGATCTCTGGAGAATGATACCCGGACGAGCGGCTGGCGTGACACACCATGGTAGGCCCATCGGGTATCATCCATGAAGCCGCGCTGGTGCTTTTGGTGACCAGCCCGCAACGATTTTAAGGAGTATGTCGATGACCACAAAATTGGCCCCGCTTAGCGAACGCCCGAGTTGGAAAGCCCTGCAGGCGCATCACGATACGATCCAAGCCACCACGTTGAAACAGCTCTTTGCGGATGATCCGGCGCGCGGCGAACGGCTGACTGCGGAGGCTGCCGGGATCTTTCTCGATTACTCGAAGAACCGGGTGACCGACGAGACGCTTGGACTGTTGACGAAGCTCGCGGAGGAGTCCGGGCTGGCGGAGCGGATCAACGCGATGTTTACCGGCGAGAAGATTAATATCACGGAGAACCGCGCTGTGCTGCATGTGGCGCTGCGTGCGCCGAAGAGCGAGTCGATCGTGGTCGATGGTGAGGACGTTGTGCCGCCTGTCCACGCGGTGCTCGATAAGATGGCTGGCTTTGCTGATCGCGTGCGAAGCGGCGACTGGAAGGGCCACACCGGCAAGCGTATCCGCAATGTGGTGAACATTGGGATTGGCGGTTCGGACCTTGGCCCGGTGATGGCGTATGAGGCGCTGAAGCACTACACGCAGCGCGATCTTACGTTCCGCTTCGTATCGAATGTGGACGGCACGGACTTTGCCGAGGCCGTGCAGGATTTGAATGCGGATGAGACGCTGTTTCTCGTCGCATCGAAGACCTTTACGACGCTTGAGACGATGACCAATGCTCACTCGGCTCGGGACTGGTCGCTGGCGGGGCTGGGCGGGGACGAGAAGGCGGTCGCAAAGCACTTCGTGGCGATCTCGACCAATGCCAAGGAAGTGGCGAAGTTTGGCATCGACACGGCGAACATGTTCGAGTTCTGGGACTGGGTTGGCGGACGCTATTCCATGGATTCAGCGATTGGCCTGTCGACGATGGTGGCGATTGGATCGGACAACTTCAGGGCTATGCTGGACGGCTTCCACGAGATGGACGTTCACTTTAGGACGACTCCGTTTGAGAAGAACCTGCCGGTGTTGATGGGGCTGCTGACGGTCTGGTATACGGACTTCTTTGATGCGCAGACGGTGGCGATCCTGCCGTACGAGCAGTACCTGAAGCGCTTCCCTGCCTACCTGCAGCAGTTGACGATGGAGAGCAATGGCAAGCACATCACGCTCGATGGCGAACATGTGACGACGCAGACGGGGCCGATCTACTGGGGCGAGCCGGGGACGAACGGGCAGCACTCCTTCTACCAGCTGATCCACCAGGGAACGCGGTTGATTCCGTGCGACTTCATCGGGTTCTACAAGACTCTGAACCCGCTCGGCCGTCACCACGACATCCTGATGGCGAACGTCTTTGCGCAGGCCGAGGCACTGGCGTTTGGAAAGACGGCGGAGCAGGTGAAGGCCGAGGGAACAGCAGATTGGCTGGTGCCGCATCGTGTGTTTGAGGGCAACCGGCCGTCCAACGTGCTGCTTGCAGATCACCTGACACCGAAGGTGCTGGGATCGCTGATCGCGCTGTATGAGCATGCCGTCTTCACGCAGGGTACGATCTGGAGCATCGACTCGTTCGACCAATGGGGCGTGGAGCTGGGCAAGGTTCTGGCGCAGAAGATCATTGGCGAGTTGGAAGGTACGGATGGTGCGGCATCGACGCATGACACGTCAACAACGAACCTTATCAACCGGTACAAGAAGAACAAGTAAGAATCATCACGCAACACAACTAAGGCCTGCCAGTGAGTTACTGGCAGGCCTTAGTTGTGTTGCTCGATCAGCCTAAAAGGAGATGGAGAGGCCAGCCTGCAGGGTGCGTGGCGTCTGGGCGAGATAGAGAGTTCGTCCGTCGGAGGAGAGGAACGGCTGGTAGCCCTGGGCGAGCAGATTGCTTACGTCGATGGACGCCTCGAGCCCTTGCGGTAGAACTCCTCCCCAGCGTACGGGCTGGCGTACGTGAAAGCTTAGGTATGACTGGTCGCTGAACTCGCGGTAGGCGTCGATTGCGGTGACGAGATCTCGCGGCTGCCAGCGGTAGACCGCGCGAAGACGTGTGCCGGTGCCCGGCAGACTTCCCTTGAGAGCGACGGCGGCAGATTGGCCGGGACGCTCCTGCAGGCCGCTGAGCATGAGCGGCAGAGTTGCTGTGCCGGAACCGTCCCCGGCGAGCGCCGTGCCGGTGCTGTACTCGACCGCGGCCCAGACGGTCTGACCCAGCGGTTGCGTCATCATGACATTGATGCCGCTCGCCTCGTACCCGGAGGTGAGGAGGCGAAAGCTGTCGGTCATCGTGTCTGAGATGGCGCCTACCTGAGCGCCACTGGAACTGGTTCCGGGTGAGTTCAGATCGGCTGTTGTGAGGGCGCCGGTGCCTGCCAGAGCAACCTGCGCCAATGCGTCACGATAGAGAGCGAGCTGGACCTGTCCGCGTCCTATTTTTCGACCGACCGAGATCTCCTGGTGCCTTCCCCGCTCTGTGCGCAACTTGCCATCGACGGTAGCGGCGACCGGAAGCTCAGACTGGACGGTGTTCAAACCGGAGAAGCCCTGCAGACTGCGAGAGGTTGCCATGCGATAGCCGAAGGTCCATCCTGCGGCAGGTTCGACCATGACGCGAATGAATGGCTGGACGGCGAAGGCAGTGCCCGAGGTGTGCACGGAGTAGGTGGAGGTGCCGACTTCGATATTTACGAGGTCGCCAAGCTTCATCTGCTGTGCCGTGGCGATGTCCATGGTCTGGAGGCCAGCCGCGCTGCCAGCACTCATCAACTCGGGATGCGACTGGAAGCTTGAGACGATACGTGCCGTGCTCGCGAAGCCGACCTGACGCTCGAAGCCAGCGCTCACTGCTGTTGAAGGTCCTACGCCTGCCTGGGTGCGTCCTGCGCCTGAGTCGACCTGGAGAATGATGCCGGAGCCGTCGTCCTGCACCTTGTCCATCGTAAGAACACTGCGGAGGCCGCCGCCACCAAAGCCACCATCGCCGTTAGTCATGGCGGCCCTGCCGCGCACAGTGGGCTCATGCTGCTCGCTTGCACTAGAGGAGACCATGACGAGCTGGCCGTCTTCGACCATGCGGAGAATGGGACGGTTTGCAGCCGAGCGAAGCGTCCACTTCCAGTCATCCGCAGGTTCATCCGCCTTGCGACGTTCGGCCGGGAGCCAGGAGGTCATATCGAATAGCGTGCTCATGGTGAGATTGACGACGGCGCGTCCGCCAGCCCTGAGCTGCAGATTGGGTTTTGTGGCGGGGGTGAAGAGGGCGGCAGTAGCCTGCACATGGTAGATTCCGGGCACGAGGTTGCTGACTACGTAGTGTCCACGGAGATCGGTGAAGGCTCTGCCGATGAGTGAGGAGTCTGAAGCCGAGGTGATTTGCACCAGAACGCCAAGCTGCGCGGTGCCGGTTGTGTCTCGCACGATGCCTGACACGGCGGCACGCTGTGCCGAGCACAACGCTGAAGATGCGAGTAGCACCACCAGTGTGACGAGCACGAGTTCAACCTTGGAACGTTGCACAGTTATTGGATCCTGCGCGTCGACGGCTTCTCTAGAAGAGGTGGACTCACAAACGAGACCGCACCTGGAATCATCTTTCGCAATCGGTCGTCACATCGAATCCGCGTGACCGTATCGCACCTACCTGCACCTACGCTAATCAACTACAAACGGCGCAGATTCTGCGATCTGCTGCTTGGTAACTCCGTCATTGATCTTGATGCTCAGTTCGTACTTACCCGGCTGCAGACTCGCCAGCGGAAGGCTTCGTTCCAGGGTGACCTGATCTGCGTTCGGGTTCGTCTTCGACGTCAGCTCCTGAGTATTCAGGATAGCTTTGTTCGTCGTCAAGTCCATGATCTGGTAGTCGATCGTCGCACCATTCTGTTTGCTCTTGTCGTCGATGCCAAGGTTGTAGACCTGCATCCAGAAGTTGAGGCTCTGCGCCCGATGGAATATGAGCGGAA
Coding sequences:
- the thrC gene encoding threonine synthase, which encodes MEYSCSAYELKCNECGRRFGNRPLSGCPDCLAPLEIVYDLEAARGTFTRQAIQAGPFNIWRYAALLPIPEGFQPDLPVGFTPLIRAKNLGKRIGATNLYVKNDAVCFPTLSFKDRVVSVALANAQKFGFDIVGCSSTGNLANSVAAQAARLGLKATILVPADLEPAKILNTQVYGARLVRIDGNYDHVNRLCTQIADEYAWGFVNVNLRPYYAEGSKTVGYEIAEQLGWRLPDNVVCPMAGGSLIRKIRKAFNELIYLGLVEDKPVRFFGAQATGCSPISQAVKQGLDYIEPQRPNTIARSLAIGNPADGPAAAKMILSTGGWAEDVSDIEIVSGMQELAETEGIFTETAGGVTTAVTARLYAHGRISPDDITVVCITGNGLKTTDAISGQYREERAVRPRIADFDEYLRELDASTEPELATAGASLAY
- the pgi gene encoding glucose-6-phosphate isomerase → MTTKLAPLSERPSWKALQAHHDTIQATTLKQLFADDPARGERLTAEAAGIFLDYSKNRVTDETLGLLTKLAEESGLAERINAMFTGEKINITENRAVLHVALRAPKSESIVVDGEDVVPPVHAVLDKMAGFADRVRSGDWKGHTGKRIRNVVNIGIGGSDLGPVMAYEALKHYTQRDLTFRFVSNVDGTDFAEAVQDLNADETLFLVASKTFTTLETMTNAHSARDWSLAGLGGDEKAVAKHFVAISTNAKEVAKFGIDTANMFEFWDWVGGRYSMDSAIGLSTMVAIGSDNFRAMLDGFHEMDVHFRTTPFEKNLPVLMGLLTVWYTDFFDAQTVAILPYEQYLKRFPAYLQQLTMESNGKHITLDGEHVTTQTGPIYWGEPGTNGQHSFYQLIHQGTRLIPCDFIGFYKTLNPLGRHHDILMANVFAQAEALAFGKTAEQVKAEGTADWLVPHRVFEGNRPSNVLLADHLTPKVLGSLIALYEHAVFTQGTIWSIDSFDQWGVELGKVLAQKIIGELEGTDGAASTHDTSTTNLINRYKKNK
- a CDS encoding carboxypeptidase-like regulatory domain-containing protein is translated as MQRSKVELVLVTLVVLLASSALCSAQRAAVSGIVRDTTGTAQLGVLVQITSASDSSLIGRAFTDLRGHYVVSNLVPGIYHVQATAALFTPATKPNLQLRAGGRAVVNLTMSTLFDMTSWLPAERRKADEPADDWKWTLRSAANRPILRMVEDGQLVMVSSSASEQHEPTVRGRAAMTNGDGGFGGGGLRSVLTMDKVQDDGSGIILQVDSGAGRTQAGVGPSTAVSAGFERQVGFASTARIVSSFQSHPELMSAGSAAGLQTMDIATAQQMKLGDLVNIEVGTSTYSVHTSGTAFAVQPFIRVMVEPAAGWTFGYRMATSRSLQGFSGLNTVQSELPVAATVDGKLRTERGRHQEISVGRKIGRGQVQLALYRDALAQVALAGTGALTTADLNSPGTSSSGAQVGAISDTMTDSFRLLTSGYEASGINVMMTQPLGQTVWAAVEYSTGTALAGDGSGTATLPLMLSGLQERPGQSAAVALKGSLPGTGTRLRAVYRWQPRDLVTAIDAYREFSDQSYLSFHVRQPVRWGGVLPQGLEASIDVSNLLAQGYQPFLSSDGRTLYLAQTPRTLQAGLSISF